GCATCAGCACCGGCGAGGACGTCGTCGCCGCGGGTGATCTCGGCGCGGAGGGCGTGTTGCTGGCAAGCGGGGTCGCGAAGGCCGACGATCCGACCGCCGCGCTCGAGGACCTGGTCGACCCGCTCTGAGCGGGAACCGTTTTTCCCGGTGCCGACCGAACTCGCGGACATGAGTTCGGACCACGCCGTCGAAACCGCACTCGAGAACCGACTGATGAGCAACGGCATCTACGTCACCGACGTCTCCTGGCCCGACGGCGGATCCGACGAACCCGTCGACGGCGCGGCGATCGACCTCGAGTACGAGACCGTCGCCGAGGCGTCGTTCGTGACGACCGACGAGGTAAGCGCCGTCGTCCGCATGTTGCTCGCGGTCGCCGAGGAGCGCGGGTGGACCCCGGGACGCCTCGAGGCCACCTCGCTGTCGACCGACGGCGACCGCAGAGGACACTGGCACGTCGAAGGCGAGTGGTTCGCCGGCCTCGGCGTGGAGCTCACGGAAACGGAGTTCTCCCAGCGGGTCCTCGCGACGGTCAGTCGACCGCCCGAGGCCGAGTAGCGTCACCGCCGCCCACGGGGGCGAACCGGGACACCGATATGGACGCGGTCGCGAGAGTCGAGTATGGACACACCAGCCCGCTCGCCTGCGTCCGGGATCGGTCGGGACGTCCTCGCGCTCGGGGCGGTCGATATCGCCATACTCGCCGTGATCATCGTCGTTGGCCAGCTGAGCCACGGCGTCGAACCGCTCGCGGAGCCGCTGGTCGCCCTCGAGACGGTCGTCCCCTTCGCCGTCGGCTGGCTCGTGATGGCGCCGCTGGCGGGGCTTTACGCTCCCGGGGTCGCGACGTCGCTCACCCGTACCGTCCGCGTGACGACGGTGGCGTGGGTCGCGGCGGCAAACGTCGGGATGATCCTGCGGGCGTCAGCGCTGTTCGACGGCGGCGCAGCCTGGCCGTTCCCGCTCGTGATGACCGGGTTCGGACTCCTCGTGCTCGTCGGCTGGCGCGGCGCCTACGCGGCGTACGCAGACACGCGACGGTAGCGCTCACGGGATCACTGTCACCCGCGACTCGCGCGGATTCCTCTCGATTTCGATAGTATGTTCTCGCCGATACGTACGAGCTAAAATATAATGATTGTTAGTGTTCGGTATGCGTTCGGATCGTCGGCTACAGAAACACTCTCTCGGCCGATTCAGCGGAATCACAACTCACGTTCCACCGAATCGACCCGGAGAGCGACTACTCATCTCCCTGATTACGCGCTATCCTAATTCACACAACCAATCTATAAGTTATACGTATTTGCTCCCCCAGATACGAGTTAGAAACCGGTTCACTATCAGCTAATTATGGGAAACACTTATATCGTCATTCCGCATAGTATAGTATAGATTATGACTGGATATTAC
This genomic window from Natronococcus occultus SP4 contains:
- a CDS encoding DUF3054 domain-containing protein, translated to MDTPARSPASGIGRDVLALGAVDIAILAVIIVVGQLSHGVEPLAEPLVALETVVPFAVGWLVMAPLAGLYAPGVATSLTRTVRVTTVAWVAAANVGMILRASALFDGGAAWPFPLVMTGFGLLVLVGWRGAYAAYADTRR